A stretch of the Proteus sp. ZN5 genome encodes the following:
- the trxB gene encoding thioredoxin-disulfide reductase: MSTIKHSKLIILGSGPAGYTAAVYAARANLEPVLITGVEKGGQLTTTTEVENWPGDPEGLTGPGLMDRMFQHAEKFNTEIISDHINKVDLKNRPFRLFGDEQEYTCDALIIATGASARYIGLPSEESFKGRGVSACATCDGFFYRNQKVAVVGGGNTAVEEALYLANIASEVHLIHRRDSFRSEKILINRLMDKVNSGNIILHTDRTLDEVLGDDMGVTKVRLKDTKSDKTEELDVMGVFIAIGHSPNTAIFDGQLELDNGYIKVQSGTQGNATQTSIEGVFAAGDVMDHIYRQAITSAGTGCMAALDAERYLDALKSN, from the coding sequence ATGAGCACCATCAAACATAGCAAACTTATTATTTTAGGTTCAGGCCCTGCGGGTTATACCGCCGCCGTTTATGCTGCAAGAGCAAACTTAGAACCAGTACTGATTACGGGTGTTGAAAAAGGCGGTCAGCTGACAACAACAACAGAAGTCGAAAACTGGCCCGGAGACCCTGAAGGGCTAACAGGTCCTGGCTTAATGGACCGCATGTTTCAGCACGCTGAGAAATTTAATACAGAGATTATCTCTGACCATATTAATAAAGTCGATCTGAAAAACCGCCCATTCCGCCTATTTGGTGATGAACAAGAATATACTTGTGACGCATTAATTATCGCAACGGGTGCTTCTGCACGCTATATCGGTTTACCTTCAGAGGAATCTTTTAAAGGCCGAGGCGTTTCTGCTTGTGCAACTTGTGACGGATTTTTCTATCGTAACCAAAAAGTCGCAGTTGTCGGTGGCGGAAATACTGCGGTAGAAGAAGCGCTTTATTTAGCTAATATTGCATCAGAAGTTCATCTGATCCACCGTCGTGATTCTTTCCGTTCTGAAAAGATCTTAATTAACCGTTTAATGGATAAAGTAAACAGTGGCAATATTATTTTGCATACTGATCGTACCTTAGACGAAGTTCTTGGCGACGATATGGGTGTAACGAAAGTTCGCTTAAAAGACACTAAGAGTGATAAAACCGAAGAATTAGATGTTATGGGTGTCTTTATTGCAATTGGACATAGCCCTAACACCGCTATTTTTGACGGTCAATTAGAATTAGACAACGGTTACATCAAAGTACAATCAGGTACTCAAGGTAATGCAACACAAACCTCTATCGAGGGTGTATTTGCAGCTGGTGACGTAATGGATCACATTTATCGTCAAGCAATTACCTCTGCTGGCACAGGCTGTATGGCTGCTTTAGATGCAGAGCGTTACTTAGACGCACTAAAATCCAACTAA
- a CDS encoding replication-associated recombination protein A: protein MSNLSLDFSRNEFQPLAARMRPETLEQYIGQTHLLAEGKPLPRAIKAGQLHSMILWGPPGTGKTTLAEIIGRYAQADIERLSAVTSGIKEIRESIEIARQNRNAGRRTILFVDEVHRFNKSQQDAFLPHIEDGTITFIGATTENPSFELNSALLSRARVYLLRSLTEADIEQVLQQALDDPERGLGGRNIILPDDTRKMIAQLVNGDARRSLNLLEMMADIAEVDNQGIRVLTPALLTEISGERSARFDNKGDRFYDLISALHKSVRGSAPDAALYWYARIITAGGDPLYVARRLLAIASEDVGNADPRAMQVAIAAWDCFTRVGPAEGERAIAQAIVYLACAPKSNAVYTAFKAAIADAKSKPDYDVPEHLRNAPTKLMKEMGLGAEYRYAHDEPNGYAAGEVYFPKEMANTQYYYPVKRGLEIKVAEKLDWLSQQDQNSVTKRYRKM from the coding sequence TTGAGTAATTTATCACTCGATTTTTCGCGCAATGAGTTTCAACCTTTAGCTGCAAGAATGCGACCTGAAACGTTGGAACAATATATCGGACAAACTCATTTACTTGCCGAAGGTAAACCATTACCTCGTGCGATTAAAGCGGGTCAATTGCATTCCATGATCTTATGGGGACCTCCAGGCACGGGTAAAACAACCCTTGCTGAGATCATTGGTCGCTATGCGCAAGCCGATATAGAACGTTTATCTGCGGTGACATCGGGTATTAAAGAAATCAGAGAATCTATTGAAATCGCGCGTCAAAACCGTAATGCTGGGCGCAGAACGATCTTGTTTGTTGATGAGGTTCACCGTTTCAATAAGAGTCAACAAGATGCTTTTTTGCCTCATATTGAAGACGGTACGATCACTTTTATTGGCGCAACAACAGAAAATCCCTCTTTTGAATTAAATTCCGCGTTGCTATCCAGAGCAAGAGTTTATCTATTACGTTCATTAACCGAAGCTGATATTGAGCAAGTGCTACAACAAGCGCTAGACGATCCAGAACGAGGTTTAGGCGGGCGTAATATTATCTTGCCAGATGATACGCGCAAAATGATTGCACAACTGGTTAATGGTGATGCACGTCGTTCATTAAATTTACTTGAAATGATGGCGGATATTGCTGAGGTTGATAATCAAGGAATACGAGTATTAACGCCAGCATTACTGACAGAAATCAGTGGTGAGCGTAGTGCTCGTTTTGATAATAAAGGTGATCGCTTTTACGATCTTATTTCTGCATTACATAAGTCAGTAAGGGGATCTGCACCTGATGCTGCTCTTTATTGGTATGCAAGGATCATAACAGCCGGTGGCGATCCGCTTTATGTGGCTCGTCGCTTATTGGCGATTGCGTCAGAAGATGTGGGGAATGCCGATCCTCGCGCCATGCAAGTGGCAATTGCTGCCTGGGACTGCTTTACTCGAGTGGGTCCCGCAGAAGGTGAGCGCGCTATTGCTCAAGCAATTGTATATTTGGCTTGTGCACCCAAAAGTAATGCCGTTTATACCGCATTTAAAGCAGCTATTGCCGATGCAAAAAGTAAGCCAGATTATGATGTACCTGAGCATTTACGTAATGCCCCAACAAAATTAATGAAAGAAATGGGGCTTGGTGCTGAATATCGTTATGCTCATGATGAGCCTAATGGTTATGCTGCTGGAGAGGTCTATTTCCCTAAAGAAATGGCAAATACGCAGTACTATTACCCAGTAAAAAGAGGGTTAGAGATCAAGGTTGCAGAGAAATTAGACTGGCTATCTCAACAAGATCAAAATAGTGTTACAAAACGCTATCGCAAAATGTAA
- a CDS encoding DNA translocase FtsK 4TM domain-containing protein, with translation MSQEYTEDKNIRLTKISNRRRIWEAILILIGIGAVFLIVSLLSFHPSDPSWSQTTWNEPIQNLGGSIGAWLADILFSAFGLLAYAIPVVVVFGCWNSLRYQQNREYTDFFSLALRTIGALALIFTSCALADLNFDDIYNFSSGGVIGSLFSKALLPWFNVLGATLALLSVWAIGFTLFTGWSWLTITEKIGAVILGSVGFITNRGQNEADYEDEEEEDDTQDVATEIVENSNQKENQQSELATEESDDILFSAPSALELARQQEIDTLQSEAEQAEQEDDLPSFSATNDIADEHAQTLTQTAPLVSAAVSQPTHTEEPEHYRFDIPEAFLKKEAQSEANAPQHSAYSSIPEESTPSVMPFVENEPMAQPSSLSTDNFMPAGRAEPTFSLAPDTDSLTQAATVAAGVASSALVSHGSQVKQGLGPELPRPNPVRLPTRRELYGIHIPSQREAELRRREEAVQSEPEDELADIQEQANFEQELRQQFLEQQRERYGENDSTDLEDIIEPHQPSITTPISSFNHQQDDYRDEPTVTENTFSSTEENNNDIDEDEQYQQQLAAQFKQQLQDRYGDDVSLDDDEDEVLPQVSTPAPSLQATTGYQPHIQHSFASQSAQPTQTIEKKVEYPASNAFLQISPRDEEEEEYSPKIELERELTALEAFSPIDDLLDEEPIEPVFTPIVSEPVTPQAAPQSRIEPQPNMAQHFAQQQQQQQQQQQQSLIHPLLMRNDRPLQKPTTPMPSLDLLTTPPVEEEPVDMFELERIGKLIEARLNDYRVKAKVVGISPGPVITRFELELAPGVKAARISNLSRDLARSLSAIAVRIVEVIPGKPYVGLELPNKKRQTVYMRELLDSDAFRDSRSPLTVVLGKDIGGQPVVANLAKMPHLLVAGTTGSGKSVGVNAMIISILYKAKPEDVRFIMIDPKMLELSVYEGIPHLLTEVVTDMKDAASALRWSVAEMERRYKLMSALGVRNLAGYNEKIKEAEAMARPIPDPFWKPSDSMATEMPTLGKEPYIVVVVDEFADLMMTAGKKVEELIARLAQKARAAGIHLVLATQRPSVDIITGLIKANIPSRIAFTVSSKIDSRTILDQGGAESLLGMGDMLYAPNGFVPERVHGAFVSDDEVHAVATDWKARGRPQYIEAITKCSEEGEGNSGGGYDDGEELDPLFDQAVEFVVEKQRVSISGVQRQFRIGYNRAARIVEQMEMQGIVSSPNHNNTRDVLSPPPSDM, from the coding sequence TTGAGCCAGGAATATACAGAAGATAAAAATATTCGTTTAACAAAGATAAGCAACCGTCGCCGTATTTGGGAGGCTATTCTCATCCTTATCGGCATTGGCGCTGTCTTTTTAATTGTTTCATTACTTAGCTTCCATCCCTCTGATCCTAGCTGGTCACAAACCACTTGGAATGAGCCTATCCAGAATTTAGGCGGCAGTATCGGAGCATGGTTGGCTGATATTCTATTTTCTGCATTTGGTTTACTTGCCTATGCAATTCCTGTTGTCGTGGTTTTTGGCTGCTGGAATTCTCTACGCTACCAACAAAACCGTGAATACACCGACTTCTTTTCTCTTGCACTTCGCACGATTGGTGCCTTGGCTCTGATCTTTACCTCTTGTGCATTAGCTGATCTTAATTTTGATGATATCTATAATTTTAGCTCAGGTGGTGTAATTGGAAGCTTGTTTAGCAAAGCTCTATTGCCGTGGTTTAATGTTTTAGGCGCGACTCTTGCCCTGTTATCTGTTTGGGCAATTGGTTTTACTCTGTTTACCGGTTGGTCTTGGTTAACAATCACAGAAAAAATTGGTGCCGTTATTTTGGGAAGTGTTGGTTTTATTACCAATAGAGGCCAAAATGAAGCTGATTATGAAGATGAAGAAGAGGAAGATGACACTCAAGATGTTGCTACAGAAATAGTTGAAAATTCAAATCAAAAAGAAAATCAGCAATCTGAATTAGCAACAGAAGAGAGCGATGATATTCTATTTTCTGCACCTTCAGCGCTTGAACTTGCTCGTCAGCAAGAGATAGACACGTTGCAATCTGAAGCAGAACAAGCAGAACAAGAAGATGATTTGCCATCTTTCTCTGCAACAAATGATATAGCAGATGAACATGCACAAACATTGACGCAAACAGCTCCTCTTGTGTCAGCAGCAGTTTCGCAACCAACTCATACAGAAGAACCCGAACATTATCGTTTTGATATTCCAGAAGCATTCTTGAAAAAAGAAGCTCAATCAGAAGCTAATGCTCCTCAGCATTCTGCTTACTCCTCAATACCAGAAGAGAGTACACCTTCTGTAATGCCGTTTGTTGAAAATGAACCTATGGCACAGCCATCGTCCTTATCAACAGATAATTTTATGCCTGCAGGCAGAGCTGAACCTACATTCTCACTAGCACCTGATACAGACTCTTTAACGCAAGCAGCTACAGTGGCAGCAGGTGTAGCGTCTAGTGCTCTTGTCAGCCACGGCTCTCAAGTTAAACAAGGATTAGGCCCTGAATTACCTCGCCCAAATCCAGTGCGATTACCTACACGTCGTGAGCTTTATGGCATTCATATTCCTTCACAGCGCGAAGCTGAATTACGTCGTCGTGAAGAGGCTGTTCAATCTGAACCTGAAGATGAGTTAGCTGATATTCAAGAACAAGCGAATTTCGAACAAGAGTTGCGCCAGCAATTCCTCGAACAGCAACGTGAACGTTATGGTGAGAACGATAGTACTGATCTTGAAGATATTATTGAGCCTCATCAGCCAAGTATCACAACGCCAATATCTTCATTTAATCATCAACAGGATGATTATCGTGATGAGCCAACCGTTACCGAAAATACATTCTCTTCCACAGAAGAAAATAACAACGATATTGATGAAGATGAGCAATATCAGCAACAGTTGGCAGCACAATTTAAGCAACAATTGCAGGATCGTTATGGTGATGATGTTTCATTAGATGATGACGAAGATGAGGTTTTACCTCAAGTATCAACACCAGCGCCTTCATTGCAAGCAACAACGGGTTATCAACCTCATATTCAACATTCGTTTGCCTCACAATCAGCGCAACCGACACAAACTATTGAGAAAAAAGTTGAATACCCAGCCAGCAATGCATTTTTACAAATTTCACCTCGAGATGAAGAAGAGGAAGAGTATAGCCCTAAAATTGAGCTAGAAAGAGAGCTCACTGCATTAGAGGCATTCTCACCAATTGATGATCTATTGGATGAAGAACCGATAGAGCCAGTATTTACACCGATTGTTTCTGAACCTGTTACACCACAGGCTGCACCTCAATCACGTATTGAGCCACAGCCTAATATGGCGCAGCATTTTGCACAGCAACAGCAACAGCAACAGCAACAGCAACAGCAATCTTTAATTCATCCATTATTGATGCGTAATGATAGGCCGTTGCAAAAGCCAACAACACCAATGCCTTCTCTGGATTTACTAACAACACCGCCAGTAGAAGAAGAACCTGTTGATATGTTCGAGCTGGAGCGTATTGGTAAACTTATTGAAGCGCGTCTTAATGATTATCGTGTTAAAGCCAAGGTTGTTGGTATTTCACCGGGGCCTGTTATCACTCGTTTTGAACTTGAACTTGCTCCGGGTGTAAAAGCCGCACGCATATCAAATTTATCGCGTGACTTAGCGCGTTCATTGTCTGCTATTGCGGTACGTATTGTTGAAGTTATTCCGGGAAAACCTTATGTAGGACTGGAATTACCTAACAAAAAACGTCAAACCGTATATATGCGTGAATTGTTAGATAGCGATGCATTCAGAGATAGCCGCTCTCCATTAACCGTTGTTTTAGGTAAAGATATTGGTGGTCAGCCAGTTGTTGCCAATCTAGCTAAAATGCCTCACTTACTTGTTGCTGGTACAACGGGTTCAGGTAAATCTGTTGGTGTGAATGCGATGATCATCAGCATTCTTTATAAAGCGAAACCAGAAGATGTTCGCTTTATTATGATTGACCCTAAAATGCTTGAGCTTTCGGTTTATGAAGGTATTCCACATCTTTTAACTGAAGTTGTTACTGATATGAAAGATGCCGCAAGTGCTCTGCGTTGGAGCGTGGCTGAAATGGAACGCCGTTATAAGCTAATGTCAGCATTAGGTGTGCGTAATCTTGCTGGTTATAACGAAAAAATTAAAGAAGCTGAAGCTATGGCGCGTCCTATTCCAGATCCATTCTGGAAACCAAGCGACAGCATGGCAACAGAAATGCCAACATTAGGAAAAGAACCTTATATTGTTGTTGTTGTTGATGAATTTGCAGACTTGATGATGACAGCAGGTAAAAAAGTTGAAGAGCTGATTGCTCGCTTAGCGCAAAAAGCACGTGCTGCGGGTATTCACCTTGTGCTTGCGACACAAAGGCCTTCTGTTGATATTATTACAGGTTTAATTAAAGCTAATATTCCGAGCCGTATCGCATTTACTGTATCGAGTAAAATCGACTCTCGAACTATTTTAGACCAAGGTGGTGCAGAGTCATTACTAGGTATGGGTGATATGCTTTATGCACCGAATGGCTTTGTGCCTGAACGTGTACACGGTGCTTTTGTTAGTGATGATGAAGTCCACGCTGTGGCAACTGACTGGAAAGCTCGAGGTCGTCCTCAATATATTGAAGCTATCACAAAATGTAGCGAAGAAGGTGAAGGCAATAGTGGCGGTGGATATGATGATGGTGAAGAGCTTGATCCGTTATTTGACCAAGCTGTAGAATTTGTGGTTGAAAAACAACGAGTTTCTATTTCTGGGGTACAACGCCAATTTAGAATTGGTTATAACCGCGCGGCAAGAATTGTGGAACAGATGGAAATGCAAGGTATTGTGAGTTCACCAAACCACAACAATACGCGTGATGTACTTTCACCACCACCTTCAGATATGTAA
- the serS gene encoding serine--tRNA ligase gives MLDPNLLRNELDAVAEKLARRGFTLDVEKIRQQEERRKVLQVETESLQAERNSRSKSIGAAKARGEDIEPLRQEVNLLGEKLEAAKAELEVLQAEIRDYVLTIPNMPDDAVPNGKDDSENVEVSRWGKPKTYDFELKDHVTLGELTDGLDFASAVKITGSRFVVMKGQIARLHRAIAQFMLNLHTEEHGYQEMYVPYLVNHATLYGTGQLPKFSEDLFHTKPLEEEAESQYALIPTAEVPVTNMVRDVILEEDDLPLRMTAHTPCFRSEAGSYGRDTRGLIRMHQFDKVELVQIVHPEKSMEALEELTGHAEKVLQLLNLPYRKVVLCTGDIGFGARKTYDLEVWVPAQNTYREISSCSNCWDFQARRMQARFRSKGDKKTQLVHTLNGSGLAVGRTLVAIMENYQMADGRIEIPEVLRPYMNGLEYIG, from the coding sequence ATGCTCGATCCAAATCTACTGCGTAATGAGCTAGACGCGGTCGCCGAAAAACTGGCTCGCAGGGGGTTCACCCTCGATGTGGAAAAAATCCGTCAACAAGAAGAACGCCGTAAGGTGTTACAGGTTGAAACTGAATCCCTGCAAGCAGAACGTAATTCTCGATCGAAGTCCATTGGTGCGGCAAAAGCGCGTGGTGAAGATATTGAGCCACTTCGTCAAGAAGTTAACCTGTTAGGTGAAAAACTTGAAGCTGCAAAAGCCGAACTTGAAGTGCTTCAAGCGGAAATTCGTGATTACGTTTTAACTATTCCAAACATGCCAGACGATGCTGTTCCAAATGGCAAAGATGACAGCGAAAACGTTGAAGTTTCTCGTTGGGGCAAACCAAAGACTTATGATTTTGAATTAAAAGATCATGTGACTTTAGGTGAACTAACAGATGGTTTAGATTTTGCTTCTGCGGTTAAAATCACTGGCTCACGTTTTGTTGTAATGAAAGGTCAAATTGCACGTCTACATCGTGCTATCGCACAATTTATGCTGAATCTGCATACAGAAGAGCATGGCTACCAAGAAATGTATGTTCCTTACTTGGTTAACCACGCAACTCTGTACGGTACAGGCCAGTTACCTAAATTTAGTGAAGACTTATTCCACACTAAACCGTTAGAAGAAGAAGCAGAAAGCCAATATGCGCTTATTCCAACAGCGGAAGTACCTGTGACAAATATGGTAAGAGATGTCATTCTCGAAGAAGACGATCTACCATTGCGAATGACTGCGCATACGCCTTGCTTCCGTTCAGAAGCGGGTTCTTATGGACGTGATACTCGCGGCCTTATTCGTATGCACCAATTTGATAAAGTTGAACTGGTTCAAATCGTTCATCCTGAAAAATCAATGGAAGCATTAGAAGAGCTAACGGGTCACGCTGAGAAAGTGCTGCAACTACTGAATCTACCATATCGTAAAGTTGTGCTTTGCACTGGTGATATCGGTTTTGGCGCTCGTAAAACATATGATTTAGAAGTATGGGTTCCTGCTCAAAATACTTACCGTGAAATTTCTTCATGCTCTAACTGCTGGGATTTCCAAGCACGTCGTATGCAAGCACGCTTCCGTTCTAAAGGTGACAAGAAAACTCAACTTGTTCATACCTTAAATGGCTCAGGCTTAGCAGTAGGTCGTACTTTAGTTGCAATTATGGAAAACTATCAAATGGCTGATGGCCGTATTGAAATTCCAGAAGTATTACGTCCATACATGAACGGTTTAGAATATATCGGTTAA
- the lolA gene encoding outer membrane lipoprotein chaperone LolA: MKKVLFAVCAMTLISSQAAWADARQDLQQRLNKVNSFQANFSQTVTSNEGSLIQKGEGNLKVQRPDLFNWQMTAPDESTLISDGKTLWFYNPFVEQVTATWLERATTNTPFMLIARNDSKEWQNYDVKQSGDRFELTPKVENNLKHFTITVLPNGQIQQFAATEQDGQVSNYQLTAQTAAPIDASAFRFTPPAGVTVDDQRQ, encoded by the coding sequence ATGAAAAAAGTATTATTTGCAGTGTGTGCGATGACATTAATAAGTAGCCAAGCCGCTTGGGCTGATGCACGTCAGGATTTGCAACAACGATTAAATAAAGTAAATAGTTTTCAAGCGAACTTTAGTCAAACCGTAACCAGCAATGAAGGCTCACTTATACAAAAAGGGGAAGGAAATTTAAAAGTACAACGCCCTGATTTGTTTAATTGGCAAATGACAGCACCGGATGAAAGTACACTGATCTCTGATGGCAAAACATTGTGGTTTTACAATCCTTTTGTCGAGCAAGTTACTGCAACTTGGCTTGAACGCGCCACAACCAATACGCCTTTTATGCTGATCGCACGTAATGACAGCAAAGAGTGGCAAAATTATGATGTAAAACAGTCTGGTGACCGTTTTGAGTTAACGCCTAAAGTAGAAAATAATTTAAAACATTTCACGATAACTGTATTACCTAACGGACAAATTCAGCAATTCGCTGCCACAGAACAAGACGGTCAAGTAAGCAATTATCAATTGACTGCACAGACAGCTGCGCCAATCGATGCTTCCGCGTTTCGCTTTACACCTCCTGCGGGTGTGACTGTGGATGACCAACGTCAGTGA
- the lrp gene encoding leucine-responsive transcriptional regulator Lrp — protein MIDNKKRPGKDLDRIDRNILNELQKDGRISNVELSKRVGLSPTPCLERVRRLERQGFISGYTALLNPHYLDASLLVFVEITLNRGAPDVFEQFNMAVQKLEEIQECHLVSGDFDYLLKTRVPDMSAYRKLLGETLLRLPGVNDTRTYVVMEEVKQSNRLVIKTR, from the coding sequence ATGATTGATAATAAAAAACGTCCGGGTAAAGATCTTGATAGAATAGACCGGAATATTCTAAATGAGCTTCAAAAAGATGGTCGTATTTCAAACGTTGAGCTATCTAAACGTGTAGGTTTATCACCAACACCTTGTTTAGAGCGTGTACGTCGTTTAGAGCGCCAAGGATTTATTTCAGGTTATACAGCACTGTTAAACCCACATTACTTAGATGCATCATTATTAGTATTTGTGGAAATCACACTAAACCGTGGTGCACCAGATGTTTTTGAACAATTCAATATGGCTGTTCAAAAACTTGAAGAAATTCAAGAATGTCATTTAGTTTCTGGTGATTTTGACTATCTGTTGAAAACTCGTGTACCTGATATGTCCGCTTACCGTAAATTACTAGGCGAAACACTGTTACGTCTTCCAGGTGTTAATGACACACGTACATACGTGGTTATGGAAGAAGTTAAACAAAGCAACCGCCTTGTGATTAAAACTCGCTAA
- the cydD gene encoding cysteine/glutathione ABC transporter permease/ATP-binding protein CydD, which yields MDKTKQSELVRWLKQQSAPARRWLRLSMILGVVSGLLIIAQAWLLAVLLQAFIMDSLSRDTHIPTFLTLIGIFILRAVVMAIRERVGYRCGMAVRQQIRKIVLDRLEELGPVWVKGKPAGSWATIILEQIEDMQDYYARYIPQMYLSTIVPILILITIFPVNWAAGLILFFTAPLIPLFMALVGLGAADANRRNFLALGRLSGNFLDRLRGLDTLRLFNRGNAEVKQITEATEDFRKRTMEVLRMAFLSSGVLEFFTAVSIAVVAVYFGFSYLGELNFGSYGLGVTLFSGFLALILAPEFFQPLRDLGTYYHAKAQAIGAAESLVEFLEAEGEKPQFTGNERINTTDSIEITAHELEILSHQGVKLAGPLNFTINPNQRIAIVGLSGAGKSSLLNALLGFLPYRGSLKVNGIELTQLSPEAWRQCLSWVGQNPNLPEQTLLDNIRLSNPNASDEQINLAIEKAYVSDFINELPDGLNTIIGDSAARLSVGQAQRIAVARALLSPCQFLLLDEPAASLDSHSEQRVMHALNNASLNQTTLLITHLLEETLGYDQIWVMEKGQIIETGTYASLSQQNGTFARLLAHRKEEL from the coding sequence ATGGATAAAACTAAACAAAGTGAATTGGTTCGATGGCTGAAACAGCAAAGTGCTCCAGCCCGTAGATGGCTACGGCTATCAATGATCCTAGGTGTTGTAAGCGGTTTATTAATTATTGCGCAAGCATGGTTATTAGCTGTTTTACTTCAAGCATTTATCATGGACAGTCTAAGTCGTGATACGCATATACCTACCTTTCTCACCCTTATCGGTATTTTTATCTTACGAGCGGTGGTAATGGCAATACGAGAGCGTGTAGGTTATCGCTGTGGTATGGCCGTCAGGCAACAAATTCGTAAAATTGTTCTTGATAGACTTGAAGAGCTAGGTCCTGTTTGGGTTAAAGGTAAACCCGCGGGGAGTTGGGCAACAATTATTCTAGAACAAATAGAAGATATGCAAGATTACTATGCGCGTTATATTCCGCAAATGTATCTTTCCACTATTGTGCCTATTCTTATCCTTATCACCATATTCCCTGTTAACTGGGCTGCTGGCTTGATCCTATTTTTCACCGCCCCGCTGATCCCGTTATTTATGGCATTAGTTGGATTGGGTGCAGCAGATGCTAACCGTAGAAACTTCCTCGCATTAGGTCGTTTAAGTGGTAACTTCCTTGATAGATTAAGAGGATTAGATACATTACGGTTATTTAACCGTGGTAATGCAGAAGTTAAACAGATTACTGAAGCAACAGAAGATTTCCGCAAACGGACAATGGAAGTGCTAAGAATGGCATTCCTTTCATCGGGCGTATTGGAATTCTTTACCGCTGTTTCTATCGCTGTTGTGGCTGTTTACTTTGGTTTTTCTTACTTAGGTGAACTTAATTTTGGTAGTTATGGCTTAGGTGTTACCCTTTTCTCAGGCTTTTTGGCGCTGATCTTAGCCCCTGAGTTTTTCCAACCATTGCGTGATTTAGGAACGTACTATCATGCAAAAGCACAAGCGATTGGTGCGGCTGAATCTCTGGTTGAATTTTTAGAAGCCGAAGGTGAAAAACCACAATTCACAGGCAATGAGCGTATCAACACAACAGACAGTATTGAGATAACAGCTCATGAGCTAGAAATTCTATCTCATCAAGGCGTCAAACTGGCAGGCCCATTAAACTTTACCATTAATCCTAATCAGCGAATTGCGATTGTGGGTCTTAGTGGTGCAGGTAAAAGCTCGTTATTAAATGCGTTACTCGGTTTTTTACCTTATCGTGGCTCATTAAAAGTTAATGGTATTGAATTAACACAGCTCTCTCCTGAAGCTTGGCGTCAATGTTTAAGCTGGGTCGGTCAAAATCCTAATTTACCAGAACAAACCTTGCTGGATAATATTCGCTTAAGTAATCCTAATGCCAGCGATGAACAAATCAATCTCGCCATTGAAAAAGCCTATGTCAGCGATTTTATCAATGAATTACCTGACGGCTTAAATACGATTATTGGCGATAGTGCTGCACGCCTTTCTGTTGGTCAGGCTCAGCGTATTGCTGTTGCTCGTGCTTTATTGTCACCTTGTCAGTTTTTGTTATTAGATGAACCAGCAGCAAGCCTTGATTCTCATAGCGAACAACGTGTGATGCACGCGCTTAATAACGCCTCATTAAATCAAACGACCTTGCTTATTACTCATCTACTCGAAGAGACTTTAGGTTATGACCAAATTTGGGTGATGGAAAAAGGCCAAATTATTGAAACCGGCACTTATGCATCGTTAAGCCAACAGAATGGCACTTTTGCTCGCCTTCTTGCCCATCGTAAAGAGGAACTTTAA